A genomic stretch from Falco naumanni isolate bFalNau1 chromosome 4, bFalNau1.pat, whole genome shotgun sequence includes:
- the KAT2B gene encoding LOW QUALITY PROTEIN: histone acetyltransferase KAT2B (The sequence of the model RefSeq protein was modified relative to this genomic sequence to represent the inferred CDS: inserted 2 bases in 1 codon), whose product MAEPGGGGAGAAGGGGPQQGSPAAGGXVAAGGPARSAAESPGGPGSARTAGKKAQLRAAPRAKKLEKLGVYSACKAEESCKCNGWKNPNPPPTPPRAELQQAAVSLAEPCRSCSHTLAAHVSHLENVSEEEMNRLLGIVLDVEYLFTCVHKEEDADTKQVYFYLFKLLRKCILQMGKPIVEGSLESPPFEKPSIEQGVNNFVQYKFSHLPSKERQTIVELAKMFLNRINYWHLETPSQRRLRSPNDDIAGYKVNYTRWLCYCNVPQFCDSLPRYETTQVFGRTLLRSVFTVMRRQLLEQARQEKDKLPQEKRTLILTHFPKFLSMLEEEVYSQNSPIWDQDFMLSSSRTGQLGIQTVISPPPVARSVSYSASPSSLEQPNSGSMSPACKISSALDPNLGEKRKNNEPYSLEDSKRPRIVGDIPIELINEVMSTITDPAAMLGPETNFLSAHSARDEAARLEERRGVIEFHVVGNSLNQKPNKKIMMWLVGLQNVFSHQLPRMPKEYITRLVFDPKHKTLALIKDGRVIGGICFRMFPSQGFTEIVFCAVTSNEQVKGYGTHLMNHLKEYHIKHNILNFLTYADEYAIGYFKKQGFSKDIKVPKAKYVGYIKDYEGATLMGCELNPRIPYTEFSVIIKKQKEIIKKLIERKQAQIRKVYPGLSCFKDGVRQIPIESIPGIRETGWKPSGKERGKEPKDPDQLYSTLKTILQQVKSHQSAWPFMEPVKRTEAPGYYEVIRFPMDLKTMSERLKNRYYVSKKLFMADLQRVFTNCREYNPPESEYYKCANILEKFFYTKIKEAGLIDK is encoded by the exons GCTGAGGAGTCCTGTAAATGCAATGGCTGGAAGAACCCCAACCCGCCTCCCACGCCGCCgcgggcagagctgcagcaggcagcggTCAGCCTTGCCGAGCCTTGCCGCAGCTGCAGCCACACGCTGG ctGCTCATGTTTCTCACCTGGAGAACGTgtctgaagaagaaatgaataGGCTCCTTGGGATTGTATTGGATGTGGAGTATCTGTTCACCTGTGTCCACAAAGAGGAAGATGCAGACACCAAGCAAGTTTATTTCTACCTGTTCAAA CTTTTGAGGAAGTgcattttacagatgggaaaaCCTATAGTAGAAGGATCTTTGGAAAGTCCCCCATTTGAGAAACCTAGCATTGAACAG gGTGTGAATAATTTTGTGCAGTACAAATTTAGCCACTTACCCTCAAAGGAAAGGCAAACGATAGTGGAACtggcaaaaatgtttctgaaccGCATTAACTACTGGCACCTGGAGACACCTTCTCAGCGAAGACTAAGATCACCTAATGATGATATTGCGGGGTATAAAGTGAATTATACCAG aTGGCTTTGTTATTGCAATGTCCCTCAGTTCTGTGACAGTCTACCTCGGTATGAAACCACACAGGTTTTCGGTAGGACATTGCTTCGCTCTGTTTTTACTGTAATGAGACGGCAACTGCTGGAGCAGGCCAGGCAAGAAAAAGACAAGCTTCCTCAAGAGAAACGAACACTAATCCTCACCCATTTTCCCAA GTTTCTGTCGATGCTGGAAGAAGAAGTGTACAGCCAGAATTCTCCCATTTGGGATCAGGATTTCATGTTGTCTAGTTCCCGAACTGGCCAGCTGGGAATCCAGACAG TTATCAGTCCTCCTCCTGTGGCAAGATCTGTTTCATACAGTGCAAGTCCTTCGTCTCTGGAGCAACCCAACAGTGGGAGTATGAGTCCTGCTTGCAAAATTTCTTCTGCCCTTGACCCAAACCTAG gggaaaagagaaaaaataatgaaccCTATTCTCTGGAGGATTCCAAAAGACCAAGGATTGTAGGAGATATTCCTATTGAGTTAATCAATGAAGTAATGTCAACAATTACAGATCCTGCAGCAATGCTTGGGCCAGAG ACCAACTTCCTCTCGGCGCACTCGGCCCGGGACGAGGCGGCGAGGCTGGAGGAGCGCAGGGGGGTGATCGAGTTCCACGTAGTTGGCAACTCGCTGAACCAGAAGCCCAACAAGAAGATCATGATGTGGCTGGTTGGTTTGCAGAATGTGTTCTCCCATCAGCTGCCTCGAATGCCCAAGGAGTACATCACACGCTTGGTCTTTGATCC GAAACACAAGACCCTTGCGTTAATAAAAGATGGTCGTGTTATTGGTGGTATCTGCTTCCGCATGTTCCCCTCCCAAGGATTTACGGAgattgttttctgtgctgtgactTCCAATGAGCAAGTCAAG GGTTATGGGACTCACCTAATGAACCATCTGAAGGAGTACCACATCAAACACAACATTCTCAACTTTCTCACGTACGCAGATGAATACGCTATCGGCTACTTCAAAAAACAA ggcTTCTCCAAAGATATTAAAGtaccaaaagcaaaatatgttgGCTACATCAAGGATTATGAGGGTGCCACATTAATGGGATGTGAATTAAATCCAAGGATCCCCTACACGGAATTTTCTGTcatcattaaaaagcaaaaagag ATCATTAAAAAGCTCATAGAAAGGAAACAAGCTCAGATACGGAAAGTTTATCCTGGCCTTTCTTGCTTCAAAGACGGAGTACGGCAGATTCCTATAGAAAGCATTCCTGGAATTA GAGAGACTGGCTGGAAACCgagtggaaaagaaagagg TAAGGAGCCCAAGGATCCAGATCAACTTTACAGCACATTAAAAACCATCCTGCAGCAAGTGAAG AGCCATCAAAGCGCTTGGCCCTTCATGGAACCTGTGAAGAGAACAGAAGCTCCTGGATATTATGAAGTTATAAGGTTTCCCATGG aTCTCAAAACAATGAGTGAGCGACTCAAGAATAGGTACTACGTGTCTAAGAAATTATTCATGGCAGACTTGCAGCGAGTCTTTACAAATTGCAGAGAGTACAACCCCCCCGAGAGTGAATACTACAAATGTGCCAATATACTGGAGAAATTCTTCtacacaaaaattaaagaagCTGGATTAATTGACAAGTGA
- the SGO1 gene encoding shugoshin 1, producing MAEYLKKTFEDSLTEIKERMKEKRNQKWIKLGKTSQISTVKCKVTTNSSKQMKSIQANNRALAQALQEEKLKLRDAQATIFHLQKDYCDLQFQMLDLQRNLRHKQAQGLVENRLLALNEVISSVSPDLLGSVDHLGPANNLCSNQSVPSSVLEHSSSVAGQIHSVGPLQCADGDDQALSSGMEAGSDRNELAHSLSEIYEESDNATSLITIVPGKGQTSHFQLDNIRSELENVTSSAEGKFSDVLPKSVSTRRRYSKMRNYDELCTSVLDYSEAPGSTKGLSKQDEIRLEGLERCNVENTNLDISQLNENNVGSELVLRRTNSETAQFNLNNNSDLKHSLCKSREGSQVRKKKHQKGKLEWPKNISRQRPKKGQDKEASKEKLDFLGGTSDAYDFNFEESVHVTPFRQNKVNDTDTDVDDKEDLSETNTTELSDVEDDSNDSLYEPYKSKSKKRKSSVDKDTSPVHTRPRSKRLLAQHEQKLHNEKETESNKLSDKSIGQPSEPSRGHLSDVTNTTWLLPSTGNTTTHPEGEQPRSPKRKRSCTLAVNYKEPSIAAKLRRGDPFTDINFLNSPIFKQKKDNKCRSLKKKCLLKYNEKFVGCH from the exons ATGGCAgaatacttgaaaaaaacctttgaagACAGcctgactgaaataaaagaacgaatgaaagagaaaagaaatcagaaatggaTAAAGTTGGGTAAAACTAGCCAGATCTCCACCGTAAAGTGCAAAGTAACAA CCAACAGCTCCAAGCAAATGAAGAGCATCCAAGCAAACAACAGAGCTCTAGCGCAGgctttgcaagaagaaaagctcaAACTGAGGGATGCCCAGGCtaccatttttcatttacagaaagaCTATTGTGATCTGCAGTTCCAGATGCTTGATTTGCAAAGAAATCTTAGGCACAAGCAAGCACAAGGACTTGTTGAG AATCGACTGTTGGCCTTGAATGAGGTAATTTCAAGTGTTTCTCCGGATTTACTGGGCTCAGTTGATCACCTTGGTCCAGCAAATAATTTGTGTTCT AATCAGAGTGTGCCTTCTTCAGTTCTTGAACATAGTTCCAGTGTTGCAGGACAAATACATTCAGT AGGACCTCTACAGTGTGCTGATGGAGATGATCAAGCACTTTCAAGTGGGATGGAGGCTGGTAGTGATAGAAATGAGCTGGCTCATTCCCTGTCAGAGATCTATGAGGAGTCTGATAATGCCACTTCCTTAATCACAATAGTTCCAGGCAAAG GGCAAACATCTCACTTTCAACTGGACAACATAAGGtcagagctggaaaatgttACTTCAAGTGCAGAGGGTAAATTCAGTGATGTGTTACCAAAAAGTGTGTCTACCAGACGTCGCTATTCAAAGATGAGAAATTATGATGAACTTTGCACCAGTGTCTTGGACTATTCAGAAGCACCTGGTTCAACAAAAGGGCTTTCTAAACAGGATGAAATTAGACTTGAAGGTCTAGAGCGGTGTAATGTAGAAAACACAAATTTGGATATTTCTCAGCTGAATGAAAACAACGTGGGCTCAGAGCTGGTGTTGAGGCGGACAAATTCTGAAACTGCACAGTTCAACTTAAACAATAATTCTGATCTTAAACATTCTCTGTGTAAAAGCAGAGAAGGCTCTCaagtaaggaaaaagaagcatcaGAAGGGAAAACTGGAATGgcctaaaaatatttccagacaAAGACCAAAAAAAGGACAGGATAAAGAGGCTTCCAAAGAAAAGTTGGATTTCTTGGGGGGCACCAGTGATGCTTATGACTTTAATTTTGAAGAGAGTGTCCATGTTACACCTTTTCGACAAAATAAGGTGAATGACACAGACACTGATGTGGATGACAAAGAAGACTTATCTGAAACTAATACCACTGAGTTGAGTGATGTTGAAGACGATTCAAATGATAGCCTTTATGAGCCTTACAAGAGTAAATcgaaaaaaaggaagagttcaGTGGACAAAGATACATCACCAGTCCATACTAGGCCAAGGTCTAAAAGACTTTTGGCACAGCATGAGCAGAAACTCCATAATGAAAAAGAGACTGAAAGCAATAAATTAAGTGACAAGTCTATTG GGCAACCTTCTGAGCCGTCCCGTGGTCATCTTTCTGATGTTACCAATACCACTTGGTTGCTCCCCAGCACTGGGAACACAACTACTCACCCAGAAGGTGAACAACCACGATCTCCAAAACGCAAGCGAAGCTGTACTCTTGCTGTGAACTATAAAGAACCAAGTATTGCAGC gaaactCAGGAGAGGAGATCCGTTTACAGATATAAATTTCCTGAATTCTCCaattttcaagcagaaaaaagataataaatgccgttctcttaagaaaaaatgtctgtTGAAATACAATGAGAAATTTGTTGGTTGTCATTGA